Within Vicia villosa cultivar HV-30 ecotype Madison, WI linkage group LG1, Vvil1.0, whole genome shotgun sequence, the genomic segment tgtaacccaccccatcttcgtgatgatcttcagtcctaaactcagttaattcaaaatatgcattcaggttccaagagacttctggaattttacctgttgtaatgatgatagttcacaagccaaaaaaaacttagagatggcagtcactttttccttttgatagtcacaacattttgtggttcaagagtttattgacttatctcttcttttttccttattttgatatccctaacttttgcctgaactgtttattttgaacttacagtcagcgggatgcgctaatttttgcctaagtcattttttgagtttgacttagcaggcttttctttgattttcttttttttttatactttttttttatactttttttttgaaagatagtgactaccttgcttaatgattataatgaaccatcatCGACTTTTTCTTGGCGTATCcgacatttctttgatgtatgcggaggaaagcttgtgattaaaacacttgttgaaaggtgtattgaatgattctcttaaaatagaatgcacaaccaaattaactgggaactaccctgccccgggttaaaatgtgggttatttcgtatagaaagaaacaccaacttctaggctcaaaggggttgacgagggattaacttccttatttctccagtgtttgggaattgaaacaatgcctgtacatcgtcagcaaagttttatttgaaagcatacagttcaataacctgggtatttcgttgtcatcatcctccctccaatctttgcataaaacacaagtttgatagagaaagcaaaatagattttttttttgtaaaagaagcataaacatagacatagtagatgaaaatgaattcaaacatacaatgctcatttcattaaaattaacattcaggaataaacaaattttaaaagcaaacaatacaactgaggaaatgtaaacagtagggaaacacggcctagtgactaatcagtgacgaggatgagctgTCCTGTCTTGATACACTGGCTTTAGGGAGATAATTGTCTTTGACTTGTTTTCAGCCATTCTGGttcggcaaaggattagtgacaacattgggaccaacattcttaaaagatagcatctttgatttaaccaactcttgaactctggccttcaaagggaaacatctttcaaaatcatggcctgctgccccttgatggaaaggacaatgaagatcagacctaaaaccatctggaagaggattccgaggaggaggcatagatcttgttgtgatcaaccctttatgaaccaatgcaggatacaattcagtataagtcatagggatggggtcaaagtcaaccctattacgaatctgattttggttagcaacctcaggtcgaggagcttgaactcgcacaggagcaacagcagccacataaggttgatcaccattatGAGGTCTATGACGAGATCTTCTGTCTTCCGACACAGCATTCGTCTCATTTTTCTTCTGGACGTTTCCATAAGGCTTCCTCGCCCCACTAGAGGATTCAATAACATGAGTAACTTTTCCATTCTTGATTCCTTGTTAAAGTCTCTGACCAATGGttaccaagtctgtgaagttggaagatacactaccgatcatcttctcccagaagaaaggtgagagagtatccataaacatgcctgttagttccttttcaactaaaggtggctctacttgagaagcaagctctctccagcgttgagcgtattctttgaaagactctttctctttctgggacatgctttgtagttgtcggcgatcaggtgccatgtccaaattatacttatattgcttAATGAAAGCATCAGTTAGGTCTTGGAAACATTGAATACGACTCCTCTCGAGTTCCATATACCATTTTAGCGAAACTCCGCtcaaactatcttgaaaacaatggatgagcagtttgtcattttgagtataagcagccattttgcgatagtacatgatcaaatggctTTTTGGATAGgtgtttcctttgtatttctcaaattcaggagtcttgaattttgcaggcatgacgacatcagaaaccaaacacatattctgagcagcaaccccaaagtaattattgccttccatggctctcaATCGCTTTTCCAGAGTCTGATACtgttctttgacatcttcaatatctccagcatccCCTTGGCTTCCATTCTGGGAATTGGCATCTTGGTATTCAAATAAAGGATTCTCATAAGCATGTTGAGCAACAGTATGCACAATGGGCTGAGATTCAGTCATGATAGGAGCACGAATAACTAGGTTTGAAGTTTGACCCATCACAGGTCGTGAtgattgaccaataccaggagtcttctcatagggaggagtaaaatcaggtggcaaaccaaactcaggccatatagaaggtggttgttgagtgggttgagggtcaacatcagcacttgggacttcaacaatgacagtcttctgaggCGGTTCCCCTCTAGcgatcaaaacttgcagcatttcagtgagcttggtcatacttgacttcaaatcctctatttccattctgacctctacgttatgttgctcttgatactccattcttaatctgacgttggctctagttccgtacttgtgtgagggaatcagcttgacggtagacagacaactctgaggatggagacagacaaggataagttgcatgggtaacctggatgtatgtatgcaaatgatgtaattattgtttatattatttgagtttcaaagaacttaagatattaatttgcaaacattcaatcattggattaaagcattgatcaagttatcatcaaaatcaatcatccattttggtggattagagttttcaccccatcaacacccaagattcattgagtttgatgaaacttacgatgtttacaaaaaaagacctctgatttcattggaaatcaatggaaaagatttttatgaatgtatgaatgcatgaatgccacatatacagaaatggtaacacaaacatggtgcacataaggtaggttccaaagttcaacgtcacgagcatgaggttaaagaaccaaacatgggatagtactaagggttaatcacctgcacaacatgttctactgatacgtcagagtccacattcttctttcggatattaccggcttgcacaactgaacttgtgagccaataatattctcaagaaaaactcgtctgcgtgtgattctccgcatgacaactaatccaagtctacacctgaatagtttctgcatcaCAACCTAAAAAGGCCAAGATGGGATaatgggttctacggccaactcagcttctacagttcaatgaaagcaataatgtcttcgcaactgaacttgctaaacatatactaccaacaagaaacctccactgagcggaaggattctcatgccagctttttaaggactgactccttgtatgccatacatgactataccctccacctaattcttatgtgtacttaatccgggttaggatttgtccataatgtatcacttgtaacagaaccacacatatatcaagaatagcatgaaataacaagtatgtacaaaataaccaagtataagcaaatattaaagtgatctaaaactctaaggtaacccctctttgaaaagatttttcagtccccagcagagtcgccagttctgtaactcggttttttatgaactgactccttgctctttctctttttttttatttttttttatatttttgcaggagtcgccaccgacttttattttatccaaaaaaggaaaggcataaaagaacatgaaagaccttttgacagattttgggttcggggggttggttatacaaagggaaggttttaagcaccctttgtatccatggttatccatgggctcttaattgcttagctcactttttaaatgctttattgatttgaaaatagaagaagtgaagatggacaataagtcacataggtctctgaagagtttcaccgggaataatgcccgtcaaataccagatgaaagttttgaaaatagatgagaagttttgaaaatacgttgtttgaaaatgaaagtatttcagcaagcaattaggagttatctactctcaatttataagatcttttctatgcatttaatacttttcttaaatgatggtatgattaaaaaaaaagtaataagagggaaaaccatagaggtgcaagtgtgcaaagtgctttttttttaagttttatcttgatttttaatgttttagcttaaaggtaaaaatatggtccaagtggacaaaaggaagatgacggaaacataaacaatgcgtccaaatggacaaagaaaatatagcggaagcataaataatatgtcgaaatggacaaagagaaaatagcggaaacataaataatatgtccaaatggacaaagaaaaaatagcggaaacataaataatatgtccaaatggacaaagaaaaaaaatagcggaaacataaataatatgtccaaatggataaagaaaaaaatagcagaaatataaataatatgtccaaatggacaaagaaaaaatagcagaaatataaataatatgtccaaatggacaaagaaaaaatagcagaaatataaataatatgtccaaatggacaaaggaaaaatagcagaaatataaataatatgtccaaatggacaaagaaaaaatagcagaaatataaataatatgtccaaatggacaaaggaaaaatagcagaaatataaataatatgtccaaatggacaaagaaaaaatagcagaaatataaataatatgtccaaatggacaaaggaaaaatagcagaaatataaataatatgtccaaatggacaaaggaaaattagcagaaatataaataatatgtccaaatggacaaagaaaaaataacaaaaacataaataatatgtccaaatggacaaagaaaaaataacagaaacataaataatatgtccaaatggacaaagaaaaaatgacagaaacataaataatatgtccaaatggacaaagagaaaataacagaaacataaataatatgtccaattggacaaagagaaaataacagaaacataaataatatgtccaaatggacaaagaaaaaataacagaaacataaataatatgtccaaatggacaaagagaaaataacagaaacataaataatatgaatgataaaataaagtataaagcaagaaatataaagaacaatataataaaatgccgaatttaaagttaattgttagtatgttagcacgcgaatcatcttgaagctagtcaagtatatccacgatgttagtaaagatcgatggtgagtgaatgatgatctcggatttaaagttaatgaaaatttatcagaagcttgatagaatcatagcgactacacgataaatttcaaaagtcttaaatcaactgcatacaatctctgccatatttgatcttttattctgattcgggacaaaggaaaaggataagaaataatatcaaataatatacaaaaataaatataaaacaaattaaacttaattgattctttttgtgatttttttggaattgattttaagttaattaacaaactaattaaacaaataattatacaaataattaaacttaacaagaaaaaatattcttttttatgtcaagaattagattataaaaatataaacctaaatctaaaggaaaaatatattttttggtttttttaggtatttttaattaattatgcaaagaaaataaattgattaaaagatattgaagaaaattaaataaaaggatctTGTGTGGTGAGTTTATGATGGATCATGGTGAGCTTGATCAATGGCAAAGAAGTATTTCAATATTTAACATCATCaagtaaaaaaggaaacaaaGATGAATACTTAGATAAATAAATCAAAGTATATttggaaaataaaagaaactattgaATTCAAATGAAATATAAATGATGCATATTTTATAGAGTTCCAAAGTGAGGAAACTTACCTTCAAATGATGCTTGGTTTGAGTGGAGGTTTCTTAGTTTTGTAATTCCAAATTCTTACtccctttgaaacttgaaacttggaagagagaaaagaaaagagaaaacaaagacTTGACAATGTTTTTTTTTGGTGTCCTCCTCCTCCTTTCAATTATGAACATATGGTTGCCTAATTATAGGAAAAACTTGTATGCAATGACATAAGATGGAGAGAAATCAAATTGGAATTGAGTTTGaaacattataatatttaaagataatatcaaaataaaaatactaaaatcaagttacaagataatatcaaaataaaacttaaatactaattttggtttaagacaataacaaaaatgaaattaaaaaaaaaaaatatatatatatatatatatatatatatatatatatatatatatatatatatatatatatatatatatatatatatatatatatatatatataaaatattaaaataagaaaaacgagataataataataacatgactaataaaataaatttaaacaaaaatatggttaattaaaataatattaactaaaataaaaattgagaatGAAGATTTGTAGAAAAATATAAGATAAGATGGTTAGATAAACTATTAAAATGACGGTGGAATAAAAATATGGTTAGTTAGAATATtctattataacaaaaaaatgatgatagtatttgggataattattaataaatatgtgatgatgaactttgaagataaaatggaatattAGCATTTAATGCCTTAAGTTAAAAAGACTAACCATGGTTTAAAATCTCAAGTGTTTTATTATTCTTTCCAACTTATGATCATTGCATATCTTGAATGGAATCTTGGCCTTTAGAGATGAATTGGATCATTGCTTGTATCATatgagcatcttggataatatctttgaattatctcactttaattaaattttaaatgaataaaatttaattaaaatgaaataaaaatgtcatgaatcatggatatgttgtgaatatctttaaacatatgagaatcaagattaaatcacaaaagaattggcctttttgaaaaaaaatcaaattttggtcattacttgtttcatgcaattttccaaaaaaggtcaactccatcaaggcatatctccctcaattttgatcctatgaaagtgttcttttactttttagaaagcccaagatgtcctctacaagccactttggaagcgtttttgcatttggagaagttattttgatgatatgggctttgacaaaaaactgctttttgttgactttgaattgacctgtaatgttttggcttatatctcttaggcggaagcatttcttgaccttggtcccaacatcaaagttgtagagaattgaatttccttgagaatgagatttggttggaatttttctgataaattatgagagagttatggtcggtcaaagttcagttgacttttaggtaaaaaactctaattttgcaattttgagttttgttgatttctgaacttttcttgatgaattatgatcaaccattgatcacatgatgaatcttttgacaaaatatggatgttgacaaaaaattgcatt encodes:
- the LOC131595479 gene encoding uncharacterized protein LOC131595479, giving the protein MEYQEQHNVEVRMEIEDLKSSMTKLTEMLQVLIARGEPPQKTVIVEVPSADVDPQPTQQPPSIWPEFGLPPDFTPPYEKTPGIGQSSRPVMGQTSNLVIRAPIMTESQPIVHTVAQHAYENPLFEYQDANSQNGSQGDAGDIEDVKEQYQTLEKRLRAMEAI